One genomic window of Piliocolobus tephrosceles isolate RC106 chromosome 19, ASM277652v3, whole genome shotgun sequence includes the following:
- the C19H22orf15 gene encoding uncharacterized protein C22orf15 homolog isoform X2 — MFIKVMFGAGCSVLVNTSCRLVNLTAHLRQKAGLPPDATIALLAEDGNLVSLEEDLKEGAARTQTMGNSLLKERAIYVLVRTISKRERTWSLPAMSPCWRTWMTITQSWQRNYAGCQASPLRATTGGSAWAPGVAVMSKAPLQGPERPGDLAHYCQLAKLDSDPRGLAMTSALCDQVQTDSNPARLLLQNLELLRSCISKRGKVRQNLTLLGPPKLWVQRWDVEAETRRVEVAGIPEKGEKHEFIPEFHPQSQMPLGSPTNASLPHSGLPKVSVLCYPQCRLQRAPPPHPGS; from the exons CCGGCTGCTCCGTGCTGGTGAACACCTCTTGCAGGCTGGTGAACCTCACCGCCCACCTGAGGCAGAAAGCAGGGTTGCCCCCAGATG CGACCATTGCTCTCCTGGCTGAGGACGGCAACCTAGTGAGCCTGGAGGAGGACCTGAAGGAAGGGGCTGCACGAACCCAAACCATGGGCAACTCCCTGCTGAAGGAGCGAGCCATATATGTCCTCGTTCGGACCATCAGTAAG AGGGAGAGGACATGGTCCCTACCCGCTATGAGTCCCTGCTGGAGAACCTGGATGACCATTACCCAGAGCTGGCAG AGGAACTACGCAGGCTGTCAGGCCTCTCCTCTGCGGGCCACAACTGGAGGAAGCGCATGGGCACCCGGCGTGGCTGTCATGAGCAAAGCCCCACTTCAAGGCCCAGAAAG GCCCGGGGACCTGGCACACTACTGCCAACTAGCCAAGTTGGACTCAGACCCAAGGGGGTTAGCCATGACCTCTGCCTTGTGTGATCAGGTGCAAACAGACAGCAACCCAGCACGACTTCTCTTGCAGAATCTGGAATTGCTGAGAAGTTGCATCAGCAAGAGGGGCAAGGTCAGACAGAATTTAACGCTGCTGGGGCCACCTAAGCTGTGGGTGCAGAGATGGGATGTGGAGGCAGAGACAAGAAGGGTAGAGGTGGCAGGTATCCCTGAGAAAGGGGAGAAGCATGAGTTCATCCCGGAATTCCACCCTCAGAGTCAGATGCCCTTGGGATCACCTACTAATGCCTCTCTACCACACTCTGGACTGCCCAAGGTATCTGTCCTGTGCTACCCACAGTGCAGATTGCAAAgggctcctcctccccacccagggTCCTGA
- the C19H22orf15 gene encoding uncharacterized protein C22orf15 homolog isoform X3 — translation MGNSLLKERAIYVLVRTISKRERTWSLPAMSPCWRTWMTITQSWQRNYAGCQASPLRATTGGSAWAPGVAVMSKAPLQGPERPGDLAHYCQLAKLDSDPRGLAMTSALCDQVQTDSNPARLLLQNLELLRSCISKRGKVRQNLTLLGPPKLWVQRWDVEAETRRVEVAGIPEKGEKHEFIPEFHPQSQMPLGSPTNASLPHSGLPKVSVLCYPQCRLQRAPPPHPGS, via the exons ATGGGCAACTCCCTGCTGAAGGAGCGAGCCATATATGTCCTCGTTCGGACCATCAGTAAG AGGGAGAGGACATGGTCCCTACCCGCTATGAGTCCCTGCTGGAGAACCTGGATGACCATTACCCAGAGCTGGCAG AGGAACTACGCAGGCTGTCAGGCCTCTCCTCTGCGGGCCACAACTGGAGGAAGCGCATGGGCACCCGGCGTGGCTGTCATGAGCAAAGCCCCACTTCAAGGCCCAGAAAG GCCCGGGGACCTGGCACACTACTGCCAACTAGCCAAGTTGGACTCAGACCCAAGGGGGTTAGCCATGACCTCTGCCTTGTGTGATCAGGTGCAAACAGACAGCAACCCAGCACGACTTCTCTTGCAGAATCTGGAATTGCTGAGAAGTTGCATCAGCAAGAGGGGCAAGGTCAGACAGAATTTAACGCTGCTGGGGCCACCTAAGCTGTGGGTGCAGAGATGGGATGTGGAGGCAGAGACAAGAAGGGTAGAGGTGGCAGGTATCCCTGAGAAAGGGGAGAAGCATGAGTTCATCCCGGAATTCCACCCTCAGAGTCAGATGCCCTTGGGATCACCTACTAATGCCTCTCTACCACACTCTGGACTGCCCAAGGTATCTGTCCTGTGCTACCCACAGTGCAGATTGCAAAgggctcctcctccccacccagggTCCTGA
- the C19H22orf15 gene encoding uncharacterized protein C22orf15 homolog isoform X12: MFIKVMFGAGCSVLVNTSCRLVNLTAHLRQKAGLPPDATIALLAEDGNLVSLEEDLKEGAARTQTMGNSLLKERAIYVLVRTIKGEDMVPTRYESLLENLDDHYPELAEELRRLSGLSSAGHNWRKRMGTRRGCHEQSPTSRPRKGPD, encoded by the exons CCGGCTGCTCCGTGCTGGTGAACACCTCTTGCAGGCTGGTGAACCTCACCGCCCACCTGAGGCAGAAAGCAGGGTTGCCCCCAGATG CGACCATTGCTCTCCTGGCTGAGGACGGCAACCTAGTGAGCCTGGAGGAGGACCTGAAGGAAGGGGCTGCACGAACCCAAACCATGGGCAACTCCCTGCTGAAGGAGCGAGCCATATATGTCCTCGTTCGGACCATCA AGGGAGAGGACATGGTCCCTACCCGCTATGAGTCCCTGCTGGAGAACCTGGATGACCATTACCCAGAGCTGGCAG AGGAACTACGCAGGCTGTCAGGCCTCTCCTCTGCGGGCCACAACTGGAGGAAGCGCATGGGCACCCGGCGTGGCTGTCATGAGCAAAGCCCCACTTCAAGGCCCAGAAAG ggTCCTGATTAA
- the C19H22orf15 gene encoding uncharacterized protein C22orf15 homolog isoform X11 produces the protein MFIKVMFGAGCSVLVNTSCRLVNLTAHLRQKAGLPPDASLHVLPATIALLAEDGNLVSLEEDLKEGAARTQTMGNSLLKERAIYVLVRTIKGEDMVPTRYESLLENLDDHYPELAEELRRLSGLSSAGHNWRKRMGTRRGCHEQSPTSRPRKGPD, from the exons CCGGCTGCTCCGTGCTGGTGAACACCTCTTGCAGGCTGGTGAACCTCACCGCCCACCTGAGGCAGAAAGCAGGGTTGCCCCCAGATG cctctcTCCATGTCCTCCCAGCGACCATTGCTCTCCTGGCTGAGGACGGCAACCTAGTGAGCCTGGAGGAGGACCTGAAGGAAGGGGCTGCACGAACCCAAACCATGGGCAACTCCCTGCTGAAGGAGCGAGCCATATATGTCCTCGTTCGGACCATCA AGGGAGAGGACATGGTCCCTACCCGCTATGAGTCCCTGCTGGAGAACCTGGATGACCATTACCCAGAGCTGGCAG AGGAACTACGCAGGCTGTCAGGCCTCTCCTCTGCGGGCCACAACTGGAGGAAGCGCATGGGCACCCGGCGTGGCTGTCATGAGCAAAGCCCCACTTCAAGGCCCAGAAAG ggTCCTGATTAA
- the C19H22orf15 gene encoding uncharacterized protein C22orf15 homolog isoform X4, producing MFIKVMFGAGCSVLVNTSCRLVNLTAHLRQKAGLPPDASLHVLPATIALLAEDGNLVSLEEDLKEGAARTQTMGNSLLKERAIYVLVRTISKRERTWSLPAMSPCWRTWMTITQSWQRNYAGCQASPLRATTGGSAWAPGVAVMSKAPLQGPERPGDLAHYCQLAKLDSDPRGLAMTSALCDQVQTDSNPARLLLQNLELLRSCISKRGKGPD from the exons CCGGCTGCTCCGTGCTGGTGAACACCTCTTGCAGGCTGGTGAACCTCACCGCCCACCTGAGGCAGAAAGCAGGGTTGCCCCCAGATG cctctcTCCATGTCCTCCCAGCGACCATTGCTCTCCTGGCTGAGGACGGCAACCTAGTGAGCCTGGAGGAGGACCTGAAGGAAGGGGCTGCACGAACCCAAACCATGGGCAACTCCCTGCTGAAGGAGCGAGCCATATATGTCCTCGTTCGGACCATCAGTAAG AGGGAGAGGACATGGTCCCTACCCGCTATGAGTCCCTGCTGGAGAACCTGGATGACCATTACCCAGAGCTGGCAG AGGAACTACGCAGGCTGTCAGGCCTCTCCTCTGCGGGCCACAACTGGAGGAAGCGCATGGGCACCCGGCGTGGCTGTCATGAGCAAAGCCCCACTTCAAGGCCCAGAAAG GCCCGGGGACCTGGCACACTACTGCCAACTAGCCAAGTTGGACTCAGACCCAAGGGGGTTAGCCATGACCTCTGCCTTGTGTGATCAGGTGCAAACAGACAGCAACCCAGCACGACTTCTCTTGCAGAATCTGGAATTGCTGAGAAGTTGCATCAGCAAGAGGGGCAAG ggTCCTGATTAA
- the C19H22orf15 gene encoding uncharacterized protein C22orf15 homolog isoform X8, translating to MFIKVMFGAGCSVLVNTSCRLVNLTAHLRQKAGLPPDATIALLAEDGNLVSLEEDLKEGAARTQTMGNSLLKERAIYVLVRTIKGEDMVPTRYESLLENLDDHYPELAEELRRLSGLSSAGHNWRKRMGTRRGCHEQSPTSRPRKARGPGTLLPTSQVGLRPKGVSHDLCLV from the exons CCGGCTGCTCCGTGCTGGTGAACACCTCTTGCAGGCTGGTGAACCTCACCGCCCACCTGAGGCAGAAAGCAGGGTTGCCCCCAGATG CGACCATTGCTCTCCTGGCTGAGGACGGCAACCTAGTGAGCCTGGAGGAGGACCTGAAGGAAGGGGCTGCACGAACCCAAACCATGGGCAACTCCCTGCTGAAGGAGCGAGCCATATATGTCCTCGTTCGGACCATCA AGGGAGAGGACATGGTCCCTACCCGCTATGAGTCCCTGCTGGAGAACCTGGATGACCATTACCCAGAGCTGGCAG AGGAACTACGCAGGCTGTCAGGCCTCTCCTCTGCGGGCCACAACTGGAGGAAGCGCATGGGCACCCGGCGTGGCTGTCATGAGCAAAGCCCCACTTCAAGGCCCAGAAAG GCCCGGGGACCTGGCACACTACTGCCAACTAGCCAAGTTGGACTCAGACCCAAGGGGGTTAGCCATGACCTCTGCCTTGTGTGA
- the C19H22orf15 gene encoding uncharacterized protein C22orf15 homolog isoform X10: MFIKVMFGAGCSVLVNTSCRLVNLTAHLRQKAGLPPDATIALLAEDGNLVSLEEDLKEGAARTQTMGNSLLKERAIYVLVRTISKRERTWSLPAMSPCWRTWMTITQSWQRNYAGCQASPLRATTGGSAWAPGVAVMSKAPLQGPERVLIKVMDCTL; encoded by the exons CCGGCTGCTCCGTGCTGGTGAACACCTCTTGCAGGCTGGTGAACCTCACCGCCCACCTGAGGCAGAAAGCAGGGTTGCCCCCAGATG CGACCATTGCTCTCCTGGCTGAGGACGGCAACCTAGTGAGCCTGGAGGAGGACCTGAAGGAAGGGGCTGCACGAACCCAAACCATGGGCAACTCCCTGCTGAAGGAGCGAGCCATATATGTCCTCGTTCGGACCATCAGTAAG AGGGAGAGGACATGGTCCCTACCCGCTATGAGTCCCTGCTGGAGAACCTGGATGACCATTACCCAGAGCTGGCAG AGGAACTACGCAGGCTGTCAGGCCTCTCCTCTGCGGGCCACAACTGGAGGAAGCGCATGGGCACCCGGCGTGGCTGTCATGAGCAAAGCCCCACTTCAAGGCCCAGAAAG ggTCCTGATTAAGGTGATGGATTGCACACTGTAG
- the C19H22orf15 gene encoding uncharacterized protein C22orf15 homolog isoform X13, with protein sequence MFIKVMFGAGCSVLVNTSCRLVNLTAHLRQKAGLPPDASLHVLPATIALLAEDGNLVSLEEDLKEGAARTQTMGNSLLKERAIYVLVRTIKGEDMVPTRYESLLENLDDHYPELAGECQGTAQGEGTPSP encoded by the exons CCGGCTGCTCCGTGCTGGTGAACACCTCTTGCAGGCTGGTGAACCTCACCGCCCACCTGAGGCAGAAAGCAGGGTTGCCCCCAGATG cctctcTCCATGTCCTCCCAGCGACCATTGCTCTCCTGGCTGAGGACGGCAACCTAGTGAGCCTGGAGGAGGACCTGAAGGAAGGGGCTGCACGAACCCAAACCATGGGCAACTCCCTGCTGAAGGAGCGAGCCATATATGTCCTCGTTCGGACCATCA AGGGAGAGGACATGGTCCCTACCCGCTATGAGTCCCTGCTGGAGAACCTGGATGACCATTACCCAGAGCTGGCAGGTGAGTGTCAGGGTACAGCCCAGGGGGAGGGCACACCTTCTCCCTAG
- the C19H22orf15 gene encoding uncharacterized protein C22orf15 homolog isoform X9, with the protein MFIKVMFGAGCSVLVNTSCRLVNLTAHLRQKAGLPPDASLHVLPATIALLAEDGNLVSLEEDLKEGAARTQTMGNSLLKERAIYVLVRTISKRERTWSLPAMSPCWRTWMTITQSWQRNYAGCQASPLRATTGGSAWAPGVAVMSKAPLQGPERVLIKVMDCTL; encoded by the exons CCGGCTGCTCCGTGCTGGTGAACACCTCTTGCAGGCTGGTGAACCTCACCGCCCACCTGAGGCAGAAAGCAGGGTTGCCCCCAGATG cctctcTCCATGTCCTCCCAGCGACCATTGCTCTCCTGGCTGAGGACGGCAACCTAGTGAGCCTGGAGGAGGACCTGAAGGAAGGGGCTGCACGAACCCAAACCATGGGCAACTCCCTGCTGAAGGAGCGAGCCATATATGTCCTCGTTCGGACCATCAGTAAG AGGGAGAGGACATGGTCCCTACCCGCTATGAGTCCCTGCTGGAGAACCTGGATGACCATTACCCAGAGCTGGCAG AGGAACTACGCAGGCTGTCAGGCCTCTCCTCTGCGGGCCACAACTGGAGGAAGCGCATGGGCACCCGGCGTGGCTGTCATGAGCAAAGCCCCACTTCAAGGCCCAGAAAG ggTCCTGATTAAGGTGATGGATTGCACACTGTAG
- the CHCHD10 gene encoding coiled-coil-helix-coiled-coil-helix domain-containing protein 10, mitochondrial isoform X2, with protein sequence MPRGSRSMASRPASRPAAPSAHPPAHPPPSAAAPAPAPSGQPGLMAQMATTAAGVAVGSAVGHVMGSALTGAFSGGSSEPSQPAAQQAPTPTAPQHLQMGPCAYEIRQFLDCSTTQSDLSLCEGFSEALKQCKYNHGLSSLP encoded by the exons ATGCCTCGGGGAAGCCGCAGCATGGCCTCCCGGCCAGCCAG CCGCCCCGCCGCGCCCTCTGCCCACCCACCCGCGCACCCACCGCCCTCGGCAGCCGCCCCAGCCCCCGCCCCTTCGGGCCAGCCGGGGCTCATGGCTCAGATGGCGACCACGGCCGCAGGGGTAGCTGTGGGCTCAGCCGTGGGACACGTCATGGGCAGCGCCCTGACCGGAGCCTTCAGCGGGGGGAGCTCGGAGCCCTCCCAGCCTGCTGCCCAGCAG gcccccacccccactgcccccCAGCACCTGCAGATGGGGCCCTGCGCCTATGAGATCAGGCAGTTCCTGGACTGTTCAACCACTCAGAGTGACCTGTCCCTGTGTGAGGGCTTCAGCGAGGCTCTGAAGCAGTGCAAGTACAACCATG GTCTGAGCTCACTGCCCTGA
- the C19H22orf15 gene encoding uncharacterized protein C22orf15 homolog isoform X1 — MFIKVMFGAGCSVLVNTSCRLVNLTAHLRQKAGLPPDASLHVLPATIALLAEDGNLVSLEEDLKEGAARTQTMGNSLLKERAIYVLVRTISKRERTWSLPAMSPCWRTWMTITQSWQRNYAGCQASPLRATTGGSAWAPGVAVMSKAPLQGPERPGDLAHYCQLAKLDSDPRGLAMTSALCDQVQTDSNPARLLLQNLELLRSCISKRGKVRQNLTLLGPPKLWVQRWDVEAETRRVEVAGIPEKGEKHEFIPEFHPQSQMPLGSPTNASLPHSGLPKVSVLCYPQCRLQRAPPPHPGS, encoded by the exons CCGGCTGCTCCGTGCTGGTGAACACCTCTTGCAGGCTGGTGAACCTCACCGCCCACCTGAGGCAGAAAGCAGGGTTGCCCCCAGATG cctctcTCCATGTCCTCCCAGCGACCATTGCTCTCCTGGCTGAGGACGGCAACCTAGTGAGCCTGGAGGAGGACCTGAAGGAAGGGGCTGCACGAACCCAAACCATGGGCAACTCCCTGCTGAAGGAGCGAGCCATATATGTCCTCGTTCGGACCATCAGTAAG AGGGAGAGGACATGGTCCCTACCCGCTATGAGTCCCTGCTGGAGAACCTGGATGACCATTACCCAGAGCTGGCAG AGGAACTACGCAGGCTGTCAGGCCTCTCCTCTGCGGGCCACAACTGGAGGAAGCGCATGGGCACCCGGCGTGGCTGTCATGAGCAAAGCCCCACTTCAAGGCCCAGAAAG GCCCGGGGACCTGGCACACTACTGCCAACTAGCCAAGTTGGACTCAGACCCAAGGGGGTTAGCCATGACCTCTGCCTTGTGTGATCAGGTGCAAACAGACAGCAACCCAGCACGACTTCTCTTGCAGAATCTGGAATTGCTGAGAAGTTGCATCAGCAAGAGGGGCAAGGTCAGACAGAATTTAACGCTGCTGGGGCCACCTAAGCTGTGGGTGCAGAGATGGGATGTGGAGGCAGAGACAAGAAGGGTAGAGGTGGCAGGTATCCCTGAGAAAGGGGAGAAGCATGAGTTCATCCCGGAATTCCACCCTCAGAGTCAGATGCCCTTGGGATCACCTACTAATGCCTCTCTACCACACTCTGGACTGCCCAAGGTATCTGTCCTGTGCTACCCACAGTGCAGATTGCAAAgggctcctcctccccacccagggTCCTGA
- the CHCHD10 gene encoding coiled-coil-helix-coiled-coil-helix domain-containing protein 10, mitochondrial isoform X1 → MPRGSRSMASRPASRPAAPSAHPPAHPPPSAAAPAPAPSGQPGLMAQMATTAAGVAVGSAVGHVMGSALTGAFSGGSSEPSQPAAQQPFALYPQAPTPTAPQHLQMGPCAYEIRQFLDCSTTQSDLSLCEGFSEALKQCKYNHGLSSLP, encoded by the exons ATGCCTCGGGGAAGCCGCAGCATGGCCTCCCGGCCAGCCAG CCGCCCCGCCGCGCCCTCTGCCCACCCACCCGCGCACCCACCGCCCTCGGCAGCCGCCCCAGCCCCCGCCCCTTCGGGCCAGCCGGGGCTCATGGCTCAGATGGCGACCACGGCCGCAGGGGTAGCTGTGGGCTCAGCCGTGGGACACGTCATGGGCAGCGCCCTGACCGGAGCCTTCAGCGGGGGGAGCTCGGAGCCCTCCCAGCCTGCTGCCCAGCAG CCTTTTGCACTGTacccccaggcccccacccccactgcccccCAGCACCTGCAGATGGGGCCCTGCGCCTATGAGATCAGGCAGTTCCTGGACTGTTCAACCACTCAGAGTGACCTGTCCCTGTGTGAGGGCTTCAGCGAGGCTCTGAAGCAGTGCAAGTACAACCATG GTCTGAGCTCACTGCCCTGA
- the C19H22orf15 gene encoding uncharacterized protein C22orf15 homolog isoform X6 gives MFIKVMFGAGCSVLVNTSCRLVNLTAHLRQKAGLPPDASLHVLPATIALLAEDGNLVSLEEDLKEGAARTQTMGNSLLKERAIYVLVRTISKRERTWSLPAMSPCWRTWMTITQSWQVSVRVQPRGRAHLLPSPYQQDFPGLSEELRRLSGLSSAGHNWRKRMGTRRGCHEQSPTSRPRKGPD, from the exons CCGGCTGCTCCGTGCTGGTGAACACCTCTTGCAGGCTGGTGAACCTCACCGCCCACCTGAGGCAGAAAGCAGGGTTGCCCCCAGATG cctctcTCCATGTCCTCCCAGCGACCATTGCTCTCCTGGCTGAGGACGGCAACCTAGTGAGCCTGGAGGAGGACCTGAAGGAAGGGGCTGCACGAACCCAAACCATGGGCAACTCCCTGCTGAAGGAGCGAGCCATATATGTCCTCGTTCGGACCATCAGTAAG AGGGAGAGGACATGGTCCCTACCCGCTATGAGTCCCTGCTGGAGAACCTGGATGACCATTACCCAGAGCTGGCAGGTGAGTGTCAGGGTACAGCCCAGGGGGAGGGCACACCTTCTCCCTAGCCCCTACCAGCAGGACTTCCCGGGCCTTTCAGAGGAACTACGCAGGCTGTCAGGCCTCTCCTCTGCGGGCCACAACTGGAGGAAGCGCATGGGCACCCGGCGTGGCTGTCATGAGCAAAGCCCCACTTCAAGGCCCAGAAAG ggTCCTGATTAA
- the C19H22orf15 gene encoding uncharacterized protein C22orf15 homolog isoform X5, with protein sequence MFIKVMFGAGCSVLVNTSCRLVNLTAHLRQKAGLPPDASLHVLPATIALLAEDGNLVSLEEDLKEGAARTQTMGNSLLKERAIYVLVRTISKRERTWSLPAMSPCWRTWMTITQSWQVSVRVQPRGRAHLLPSPYQQDFPGLSEELRRLSGLSSAGHNWRKRMGTRRGCHEQSPTSRPRKVSSLPPRSC encoded by the exons CCGGCTGCTCCGTGCTGGTGAACACCTCTTGCAGGCTGGTGAACCTCACCGCCCACCTGAGGCAGAAAGCAGGGTTGCCCCCAGATG cctctcTCCATGTCCTCCCAGCGACCATTGCTCTCCTGGCTGAGGACGGCAACCTAGTGAGCCTGGAGGAGGACCTGAAGGAAGGGGCTGCACGAACCCAAACCATGGGCAACTCCCTGCTGAAGGAGCGAGCCATATATGTCCTCGTTCGGACCATCAGTAAG AGGGAGAGGACATGGTCCCTACCCGCTATGAGTCCCTGCTGGAGAACCTGGATGACCATTACCCAGAGCTGGCAGGTGAGTGTCAGGGTACAGCCCAGGGGGAGGGCACACCTTCTCCCTAGCCCCTACCAGCAGGACTTCCCGGGCCTTTCAGAGGAACTACGCAGGCTGTCAGGCCTCTCCTCTGCGGGCCACAACTGGAGGAAGCGCATGGGCACCCGGCGTGGCTGTCATGAGCAAAGCCCCACTTCAAGGCCCAGAAAGGTGAGCTCCCTGCCACCCAGGAGTTGCTAG
- the C19H22orf15 gene encoding uncharacterized protein C22orf15 homolog isoform X7: MFIKVMFGAGCSVLVNTSCRLVNLTAHLRQKAGLPPDASLHVLPATIALLAEDGNLVSLEEDLKEGAARTQTMGNSLLKERAIYVLVRTIKGEDMVPTRYESLLENLDDHYPELAEELRRLSGLSSAGHNWRKRMGTRRGCHEQSPTSRPRKARGPGTLLPTSQVGLRPKGVSHDLCLV, encoded by the exons CCGGCTGCTCCGTGCTGGTGAACACCTCTTGCAGGCTGGTGAACCTCACCGCCCACCTGAGGCAGAAAGCAGGGTTGCCCCCAGATG cctctcTCCATGTCCTCCCAGCGACCATTGCTCTCCTGGCTGAGGACGGCAACCTAGTGAGCCTGGAGGAGGACCTGAAGGAAGGGGCTGCACGAACCCAAACCATGGGCAACTCCCTGCTGAAGGAGCGAGCCATATATGTCCTCGTTCGGACCATCA AGGGAGAGGACATGGTCCCTACCCGCTATGAGTCCCTGCTGGAGAACCTGGATGACCATTACCCAGAGCTGGCAG AGGAACTACGCAGGCTGTCAGGCCTCTCCTCTGCGGGCCACAACTGGAGGAAGCGCATGGGCACCCGGCGTGGCTGTCATGAGCAAAGCCCCACTTCAAGGCCCAGAAAG GCCCGGGGACCTGGCACACTACTGCCAACTAGCCAAGTTGGACTCAGACCCAAGGGGGTTAGCCATGACCTCTGCCTTGTGTGA